The following proteins are encoded in a genomic region of Paenibacillus sp. FSL R7-0273:
- a CDS encoding GBS Bsp-like repeat-containing protein yields MFKKMFVSFLILLIFYLNLFSFQALAQVNTTTSNGKLTVDSINTTKSYFEVSASDLWYMGWHKADSSNDNGPYFAVYKTSEGPASAKWYTMQKDLNNINRWSAKVYFNDFNNEIGEYNITVYQNGITNYQGQTSTRSEHFLGELKVNYLDVTTSETNIANSNFNLYARNTNDFKGMFYAVWRSEDGINTAKWYAMTHDSNEQYVSNIDIQNFDYEVGEYQINVFKTNADDSSTLVSNVKVNVNPVTTSSETSEKSFPVYTYKLNPDLTSAYLAVWKEEDGVGAAKWFGMRFDELHNRWDAEINLSDFNNRDGVYYVNVYGKIKNESDLFLGQTKINVHSKKVPVLMYHEIADPQTGAVSKEDFQQQMKYLKDNGFTMLSFDQLASYENYEKPIVVTFDDGYSNNIQAYQVLQELQTSSFTPKATIFMIGSYIDNPHPNYLTVSQMKNMSDSGIISFQNHTYNHVDLRRTDIDQNVEYITSAQKIYSITNKPVNVMAFPVGGYNSNVISIIKNSGHQYQYAVTTDDGKYINTDDSDDNYQIKRIGIYGKISISEFAKKIE; encoded by the coding sequence ATGTTTAAAAAAATGTTCGTCTCATTCCTAATACTGCTTATTTTTTATCTGAATTTGTTTTCATTCCAAGCTTTAGCTCAAGTAAATACTACTACAAGTAATGGGAAATTGACTGTCGATAGTATCAACACTACAAAAAGCTATTTTGAAGTATCAGCTAGTGACCTTTGGTATATGGGTTGGCATAAAGCAGATAGTTCTAATGACAACGGTCCTTATTTTGCTGTTTATAAAACATCAGAGGGACCCGCATCGGCAAAATGGTACACGATGCAAAAGGATCTTAATAATATTAATCGTTGGTCTGCTAAAGTATATTTTAATGATTTTAATAATGAAATCGGGGAATACAACATCACTGTTTACCAAAATGGGATCACAAATTATCAAGGGCAGACTAGTACTAGGTCAGAGCATTTTCTTGGTGAACTAAAGGTTAACTATTTAGATGTTACAACAAGTGAAACCAATATAGCGAATTCTAACTTTAACTTGTATGCACGAAATACAAATGATTTTAAAGGAATGTTTTATGCTGTTTGGAGAAGTGAAGATGGTATTAACACAGCAAAATGGTATGCAATGACACATGATTCAAACGAACAGTACGTGAGTAATATCGATATTCAAAACTTTGATTATGAAGTAGGTGAGTATCAAATAAATGTATTCAAAACTAATGCAGATGATTCAAGCACGTTGGTTTCAAACGTTAAAGTCAACGTAAATCCTGTAACCACTAGCAGTGAAACTAGTGAAAAATCATTTCCTGTTTATACGTATAAACTAAATCCAGATTTAACAAGTGCTTATTTGGCTGTTTGGAAAGAGGAGGATGGGGTTGGCGCTGCTAAATGGTTTGGAATGAGATTCGATGAGTTACATAACAGATGGGATGCCGAAATCAATTTATCAGATTTTAATAACCGTGATGGAGTCTATTATGTAAATGTTTACGGTAAAATAAAAAATGAATCTGATCTATTTTTAGGTCAAACTAAAATTAATGTACATTCAAAAAAAGTACCAGTTCTAATGTACCATGAAATTGCTGATCCCCAGACAGGTGCTGTTTCAAAGGAAGACTTTCAACAACAAATGAAGTATCTTAAAGATAACGGATTTACAATGTTATCTTTTGATCAATTAGCTTCATATGAAAACTATGAAAAACCAATCGTTGTAACATTTGATGATGGATATTCGAACAATATACAAGCATATCAAGTACTTCAGGAACTCCAAACAAGCTCGTTCACCCCAAAAGCAACTATTTTTATGATCGGTTCATATATTGATAATCCGCACCCCAACTATTTAACTGTTAGTCAAATGAAAAATATGAGTGATAGTGGGATTATTTCTTTCCAAAATCATACGTATAATCATGTTGATTTACGGAGAACAGATATTGATCAAAATGTTGAATACATTACGTCAGCACAAAAAATCTATTCTATAACGAATAAACCTGTTAATGTAATGGCGTTTCCGGTAGGGGGTTATAATTCAAATGTAATTAGTATCATTAAGAATAGTGGGCATCAATATCAATATGCGGTTACTACTGATGATGGTAAATATATAAATACTGATGATTCTGATGATAATTACCAAATTAAACGAATAGGTATTTATGGAAAAATATCGATTAGCGAATTTGCTAAAAAGATTGAGTGA
- a CDS encoding helix-turn-helix transcriptional regulator, with amino-acid sequence MDDNAGLLMNMNTGAFNSELIYAGRMSANPEWKFALHKHEDLHEVIYIEDGAGSYVIDGKAYTAQKGDVLIYNRGTLHQEQSHPDQPLSTYYFNFRFLHPVDGLRDWVVPPGWEPVIRANHYTGQLAMLIQVLYSEFSLRNKGYERISQHLLETILLLLERMILLQNRTAKEEKASLANQIKVYLDTHYRRKLTLTELAQLFHIDSYYLVHMYKNNFGISPISYLIQRRMGEAMRLMAVTDKKIWEIAKMVGYDNANYFSILFTRVIGISPRKFRESNQRDRFED; translated from the coding sequence ATGGACGATAACGCTGGCTTGCTGATGAACATGAACACCGGAGCTTTTAACAGCGAGCTGATCTATGCAGGGAGGATGAGTGCCAATCCGGAATGGAAGTTTGCGCTGCACAAGCATGAGGATTTGCATGAGGTGATATATATCGAGGACGGTGCCGGCTCCTATGTAATTGACGGTAAAGCCTATACAGCGCAAAAAGGCGATGTGCTCATCTATAACCGGGGTACGCTGCACCAAGAGCAGTCCCATCCTGATCAGCCGCTGTCTACCTACTACTTCAATTTCCGGTTTCTTCACCCGGTAGACGGGCTGCGGGATTGGGTAGTTCCGCCCGGCTGGGAGCCGGTAATCCGCGCCAATCATTATACAGGGCAGCTGGCTATGCTGATTCAGGTTCTCTACAGTGAATTTTCACTGCGTAACAAAGGCTATGAGCGGATCTCCCAGCATTTGCTTGAGACCATTCTGCTGTTGCTGGAACGGATGATTCTTTTGCAGAACCGTACTGCCAAGGAAGAGAAGGCTTCGCTCGCCAATCAAATCAAGGTTTATCTGGACACCCATTACCGGCGCAAGCTGACTCTTACCGAGCTGGCTCAGCTTTTTCACATCGACTCCTATTACCTGGTACATATGTACAAAAATAATTTCGGCATCTCTCCCATCAGCTATTTAATTCAGCGCAGAATGGGCGAAGCTATGCGTCTGATGGCTGTGACCGACAAAAAGATCTGGGAAATCGCCAAAATGGTCGGATACGACAATGCCAACTACTTCTCCATCCTGTTCACCCGGGTCATCGGCATCTCTCCCCGTAAGTTCCGGGAAAGCAATCAGCGGGATAGGTTTGAGGACTGA
- a CDS encoding MFS transporter, giving the protein MKKVNERGLVFSFTFMAFLLGTTEYIIVGLLSEIAASLQITLAVAGSLVSGFAIAYALGTPVLMTLVSRLPKKQTILAAIALIVMFNLFSAASGTYGLMLFTRIATAVLCGLAISLSLSAVSEVVTPAKQGKSVSYILGGFGIANVLGVPIGTFVGQHFEWQAAFILTAVMGVAAFVLNLIVIPSNLTNTKASLKDQLSLLANRRIILAFLIPVFGTGAVFSIYTYIRPLMDQVMKISAASVSWVLLAYGLATIFSTWLGGLVASGNALGRLRIVFLVQAAIYVLFFFAAPVPVLGLVFLILSACVSNILNVTAQLYLIELAVEHSPGSRDFAASLNPVAANTGIAGGSALGGVVVGTSGLAALSWTAAGIALAAFAVTAVSYRLKQRSAERKAHAAAA; this is encoded by the coding sequence ATGAAAAAAGTAAATGAACGCGGCCTGGTATTCTCTTTTACCTTTATGGCCTTTCTGCTTGGAACTACAGAATACATCATCGTCGGCCTGCTGTCTGAAATTGCCGCTTCGCTGCAGATTACCTTAGCGGTTGCCGGGAGCCTGGTATCCGGCTTTGCTATCGCCTATGCCCTGGGGACACCCGTATTAATGACACTGGTCAGCCGGCTGCCGAAGAAGCAGACTATTCTGGCCGCAATAGCCCTGATTGTTATGTTTAACCTGTTCAGTGCCGCATCCGGCACCTATGGACTGATGTTATTTACAAGGATAGCAACTGCGGTGCTGTGCGGTCTGGCGATATCATTGTCCCTCTCGGCGGTCAGTGAAGTCGTTACTCCGGCCAAGCAGGGGAAATCTGTCTCTTATATTCTGGGCGGGTTTGGTATAGCGAATGTGCTGGGCGTGCCGATCGGCACCTTTGTAGGCCAGCATTTTGAGTGGCAGGCGGCATTTATTCTGACGGCGGTGATGGGCGTTGCCGCTTTCGTCCTTAACCTTATTGTTATTCCGTCGAATCTGACTAACACCAAGGCCTCGCTGAAGGATCAGCTCAGTCTGCTGGCTAACAGACGTATCATTCTGGCCTTTCTGATTCCGGTATTCGGGACCGGAGCTGTCTTCAGCATCTACACTTATATCAGACCGCTTATGGATCAGGTAATGAAAATATCTGCAGCATCGGTAAGCTGGGTGCTGCTCGCTTACGGGCTTGCTACCATTTTCAGCACATGGCTGGGAGGGCTTGTCGCTTCCGGTAATGCACTCGGCAGACTAAGAATTGTGTTTCTGGTGCAGGCAGCGATCTATGTGCTCTTTTTCTTCGCGGCGCCTGTTCCGGTTCTCGGACTTGTCTTTCTGATTCTAAGTGCATGTGTATCCAATATCCTGAATGTTACGGCACAGCTGTATCTGATCGAGCTGGCTGTTGAGCATTCTCCAGGCTCGCGGGACTTCGCTGCTTCGCTGAATCCGGTCGCGGCCAACACCGGCATCGCCGGCGGATCAGCCCTTGGCGGGGTGGTGGTGGGTACGAGCGGTCTGGCTGCCTTGTCCTGGACGGCTGCAGGCATTGCGCTTGCCGCTTTTGCGGTAACTGCAGTAAGCTACCGCCTGAAGCAAAGGTCAGCCGAGCGTAAAGCTCATGCTGCGGCAGCGTAG
- a CDS encoding methyl-accepting chemotaxis protein: MDNLTALVLAAPMFKQIHAQDIMIGITDREIFHYYAPSKVLDFGLTKGSPVPPDDPSLGNALAGRATTNRLSPELYGATVISSAIPVYGAEGEIIGAFAIAYTLENEDKMEQLTENINLISGQLMDMVQNVAAQSEELSATTAQILDNSRQTVEESKQVNKVAGFIREISEQTNLLGLNAAIEAARVGEQGAGFGVVASEVRKLSVNTKEATKTIEDSLALVQRSIRQMEQEIEAIAASSAAQAELVTQFSEVIERLNETSGEMTQFISSIIQ, translated from the coding sequence ATGGATAACCTTACCGCACTTGTATTAGCAGCACCGATGTTCAAACAGATTCATGCCCAGGATATTATGATTGGCATTACAGACAGAGAGATTTTTCATTACTATGCACCGAGCAAGGTGCTGGACTTTGGCCTGACGAAGGGCAGCCCTGTTCCGCCGGATGATCCGTCACTCGGCAATGCGCTTGCAGGCCGTGCTACGACTAACCGCTTATCCCCAGAGCTCTATGGTGCAACGGTTATCTCCTCCGCTATTCCGGTCTATGGTGCGGAAGGTGAGATCATCGGCGCCTTTGCAATTGCCTATACCTTGGAAAATGAGGACAAAATGGAGCAGCTGACCGAGAATATCAATCTGATCAGCGGCCAGCTGATGGACATGGTGCAGAATGTGGCCGCCCAGTCAGAAGAATTATCGGCAACAACAGCCCAGATCCTCGACAATTCACGGCAAACGGTTGAAGAGTCCAAGCAGGTCAACAAGGTAGCCGGTTTCATCAGGGAAATCTCTGAGCAGACCAATCTGCTGGGGCTGAATGCAGCGATTGAAGCGGCCAGGGTAGGAGAGCAGGGCGCAGGCTTTGGAGTCGTTGCTTCGGAAGTCCGCAAGCTGTCGGTCAATACCAAGGAAGCCACCAAGACGATCGAGGATTCATTGGCATTAGTTCAGCGCTCTATCCGCCAGATGGAGCAGGAGATTGAAGCGATTGCCGCATCGTCGGCAGCACAGGCTGAGCTGGTCACCCAGTTCAGTGAGGTCATCGAACGGCTGAATGAAACCAGTGGAGAAATGACGCAGTTCATCTCCTCGATTATTCAATAA